A single genomic interval of Halomonas sp. GT harbors:
- a CDS encoding carbon-nitrogen hydrolase, whose protein sequence is MSNSLTVGVVQQPAWPDKARSLAASEAGIRSVASQGAQLVLLQELHATHYFCQYEDPALFDLAEPLDGPTGQHLAELAKELNIVLVGSLFERRAAGLYHNTAVVYDRAKGRVGEYRKMHIPDDPAFYEKFYFTPGDSDDGRGQGFTPIDTSVGRLGVLVCWDQWYPEAARLMALSGAELLLYPTAIGWDPNDDDAEKARQKDAWTIIQRSHGVANGLPVLVANRVGFEPDHSGVGNGIAFWGGSFVCGPQGEMLAHAGEETQQLVVNIDMARSENTRRIWPYLRDRRIDAYGDLTRRYRD, encoded by the coding sequence ATGTCTAACAGCTTAACCGTCGGTGTTGTTCAACAGCCAGCGTGGCCAGATAAAGCACGTAGTCTTGCAGCCAGCGAAGCAGGCATACGCTCAGTTGCTAGCCAAGGCGCTCAATTAGTATTGCTGCAGGAGCTGCATGCCACGCACTACTTTTGCCAGTACGAAGACCCTGCACTGTTTGATTTGGCTGAACCACTAGACGGCCCTACTGGTCAGCACCTAGCTGAATTAGCTAAGGAGCTGAATATTGTGCTGGTGGGGTCGCTGTTTGAAAGGCGTGCGGCGGGGCTTTACCACAATACAGCCGTTGTTTATGACCGCGCAAAAGGACGTGTTGGGGAGTACCGTAAAATGCACATCCCGGATGATCCGGCCTTTTACGAAAAGTTTTACTTTACCCCTGGCGATTCTGACGACGGACGTGGCCAAGGCTTCACGCCCATTGACACCTCTGTTGGGCGGCTAGGTGTCTTAGTTTGCTGGGATCAATGGTACCCGGAAGCGGCACGTTTAATGGCACTAAGTGGTGCGGAGCTACTTCTCTACCCAACGGCCATCGGCTGGGATCCAAATGATGATGACGCTGAAAAAGCCCGCCAGAAAGATGCTTGGACAATTATACAGCGCTCCCATGGCGTCGCTAACGGGCTGCCCGTATTGGTCGCGAACAGAGTCGGCTTTGAGCCCGACCACTCTGGTGTTGGTAACGGCATTGCGTTTTGGGGAGGAAGTTTTGTATGCGGCCCGCAAGGAGAAATGCTAGCGCATGCAGGGGAAGAGACACAGCAACTAGTGGTCAATATTGATATGGCGCGTAGCGAGAACACCCGGCGTATTTGGCCTTATTTGCGCGACCGCCGCATTGATGCCTACGGTGATCTAACACGTCGCTATCGCGATTGA
- a CDS encoding Nudix family hydrolase, whose product MVKRRVHVAAAAMISADQKRVLIARRPSNVDQGGLWEFPGGKLAPYETGLEGLKRELHEELGVEIVRARPLIRVHHEYPDKHILLDVWQVQEFAGEPFGREGQAVRWVPMEELVNYPFPAANLPILRAVMLPTDYLITGEEADEERFDSLLERALSEDGVRLVQLRAKNLDEAAYIARAERALRLCRQYDAKLLLNGEPALLDAIDADGIHLTSARLMDLERRPIAENKWLSASTHDQTQLSQAAVLGCDFVTLSPLRTTPSHPEVAPLGWHDFQQLVERAGMPVFALGGMTRFDANHARAVGAQGIASIRDFWK is encoded by the coding sequence ATGGTAAAACGACGAGTTCATGTCGCGGCGGCTGCAATGATCAGCGCCGATCAAAAGCGGGTTCTGATTGCGCGTCGGCCCTCTAATGTTGATCAAGGCGGTCTATGGGAGTTTCCTGGTGGCAAGCTGGCGCCTTATGAAACGGGGCTTGAAGGCCTCAAGCGCGAGCTTCATGAAGAGCTTGGTGTTGAGATTGTACGAGCCCGGCCACTTATCCGCGTTCATCATGAGTATCCTGATAAGCATATCCTTCTGGATGTTTGGCAAGTGCAGGAGTTTGCGGGTGAGCCGTTTGGCCGAGAGGGGCAGGCAGTACGCTGGGTGCCCATGGAAGAGTTAGTAAATTACCCTTTCCCTGCTGCTAACTTGCCTATTTTGCGTGCGGTGATGTTGCCCACTGACTATCTGATTACTGGCGAGGAAGCTGACGAAGAACGTTTCGATAGCTTATTGGAACGAGCGCTCAGTGAAGATGGTGTAAGGCTCGTACAGCTGCGGGCAAAAAATCTTGATGAAGCGGCATACATTGCCCGTGCTGAGCGCGCCCTGCGCCTTTGTCGTCAGTATGATGCAAAGTTGTTGTTGAACGGCGAGCCAGCATTGCTTGACGCTATTGATGCTGACGGAATTCATTTAACGAGCGCACGGTTAATGGACCTTGAGCGACGCCCAATTGCAGAAAATAAATGGCTCTCGGCGTCGACTCATGATCAAACACAGCTTTCTCAGGCTGCGGTTTTAGGTTGTGATTTTGTCACGCTGTCGCCGTTGCGCACTACGCCGTCTCATCCTGAGGTAGCCCCATTGGGGTGGCATGACTTCCAGCAGCTAGTTGAACGTGCTGGCATGCCGGTGTTTGCACTGGGTGGCATGACCCGCTTTGATGCTAACCATGCACGCGCTGTTGGTGCTCAGGGAATTGCGTCTATTCGTGATTTTTGGAAATAA
- the argJ gene encoding bifunctional glutamate N-acetyltransferase/amino-acid acetyltransferase ArgJ, protein MAVGNLAFPELPPLNGVRLGSAMAGIKKPDRRDVVVIELPETATVAGVFTRNAFCAAPVVVAKAHLEECASAGHVPRYWLVNTGNANAGTGASGLQDAYASCKALAEQMGVDKSQVLPFSTGVIGEPLPMARLLAGMPNALSSLADTSLAWQQAGEGILTTDTRAKGATITVSIGDQRVTINGITKGSGMIKPNMATMLGFVVTDAAIEQPLLASLLRETVDRSFNCITVDSDTSTNDACMLAATGTGARVESGEQVAIFRNALQRVMTELAQAIIRDGEGATKFVTLQVNEATTRQEALDVAFTVAHSPLVKTALYASDANWGRILAAVGRAPVESFDVNQVVIDLGDVRLVEKGGRADSYTEAAGSAVMAQEEIIIRINLGRGEESATVWTSDLSHDYVTINADYRS, encoded by the coding sequence ATGGCGGTGGGAAATCTTGCTTTTCCGGAATTGCCACCCCTTAACGGGGTGCGCCTGGGCAGTGCAATGGCAGGTATTAAAAAGCCAGATCGCCGTGATGTAGTGGTGATTGAGTTACCTGAAACTGCCACGGTAGCCGGGGTTTTTACTCGCAATGCGTTTTGTGCTGCTCCAGTGGTCGTTGCGAAAGCGCACCTTGAAGAGTGTGCAAGCGCTGGGCATGTTCCTCGCTACTGGCTGGTAAATACTGGCAATGCCAATGCTGGTACTGGCGCATCGGGCTTGCAGGACGCTTATGCCAGCTGTAAAGCGCTTGCTGAGCAAATGGGTGTTGATAAAAGCCAGGTCTTACCCTTTTCAACCGGTGTGATCGGCGAGCCTCTACCGATGGCACGCCTGCTTGCCGGTATGCCTAATGCGCTAAGTTCCCTAGCGGATACTAGTCTTGCTTGGCAGCAGGCCGGTGAGGGGATTCTGACCACTGATACCCGAGCCAAAGGTGCAACGATAACCGTTTCAATCGGTGATCAGCGGGTTACGATCAATGGCATTACCAAAGGGTCAGGCATGATTAAGCCCAATATGGCTACCATGTTGGGTTTTGTGGTGACGGATGCGGCGATTGAGCAGCCGTTGTTAGCGAGTTTATTACGTGAAACGGTGGATCGATCTTTTAACTGCATCACTGTCGATAGCGATACATCAACCAACGATGCTTGCATGCTGGCGGCGACGGGTACAGGCGCTCGAGTTGAAAGCGGGGAGCAGGTGGCCATTTTCCGCAATGCGCTACAACGCGTGATGACCGAGCTTGCCCAAGCGATTATTCGTGATGGCGAAGGAGCGACAAAGTTTGTGACGCTCCAGGTGAATGAGGCGACCACTCGGCAGGAAGCGTTGGATGTTGCTTTTACTGTTGCTCACTCGCCACTGGTGAAGACTGCGCTCTACGCTTCTGATGCTAACTGGGGGCGTATTTTAGCCGCTGTTGGGCGCGCGCCGGTTGAGTCGTTCGATGTCAATCAAGTTGTCATTGATTTGGGTGACGTTCGCTTAGTTGAAAAGGGCGGCCGTGCCGACAGTTATACAGAAGCAGCGGGCAGCGCCGTCATGGCGCAGGAAGAAATCATCATTCGCATTAATTTGGGTCGTGGTGAAGAGAGTGCCACTGTGTGGACCTCGGACCTATCTCATGACTATGTGACTATCAACGCGGATTACCGTAGCTGA